A window of Microbacterium luteolum contains these coding sequences:
- a CDS encoding alpha-ketoacid dehydrogenase subunit beta: MTEMTLGKALGAGLRQAMRDDDKVVLLGEDIGKLGGVFRITDGLLDEFGASRVIDTPLAESGIVGMAVGLAFRGYRPVVEIQFDGFVYPAFDQIVAQVAKLHYRTQGRAKMPITIRIPWAGGIGAAEHHSESPEAYFVHTAGLRVIAVSNPEDAYRSLRQAIASDDPVIFFEPKRLYHHKGEVDLAAPLADASPMGLARVVRAGSDATLITYGAMVSTALQAADAAEDEGISLEVIDLRSLSPIDYDSVAASVRKTGRVVVAHEASREAGVAAEVIASITERCFEYLESAPLRVTGHDIPYPPAKLEKYHLPDLDRLLDAVDRVLDRPNSLTGADA; the protein is encoded by the coding sequence ATGACGGAGATGACTCTCGGCAAGGCCCTCGGAGCAGGTCTCCGCCAGGCCATGCGTGACGACGACAAGGTCGTCCTCCTCGGTGAGGACATCGGCAAGCTCGGCGGAGTTTTCCGCATCACCGACGGACTGCTCGACGAGTTCGGTGCCTCTCGCGTGATCGACACCCCGCTCGCGGAGTCGGGCATCGTCGGAATGGCGGTCGGACTCGCCTTCCGCGGCTACCGTCCGGTCGTCGAGATCCAGTTCGACGGATTCGTGTACCCGGCGTTCGACCAGATCGTCGCGCAGGTCGCCAAGCTCCACTACCGCACGCAGGGGCGGGCGAAGATGCCGATCACCATCCGCATCCCGTGGGCGGGTGGGATCGGTGCGGCCGAGCACCACTCCGAATCGCCCGAGGCCTACTTCGTGCACACCGCCGGACTCCGCGTCATCGCGGTGTCCAACCCGGAGGACGCCTACCGCAGTCTGCGCCAGGCCATCGCCAGCGATGATCCCGTGATCTTCTTCGAGCCCAAGCGCCTGTACCACCACAAGGGCGAGGTCGACCTCGCAGCCCCTCTCGCCGATGCGTCGCCGATGGGGCTCGCGCGCGTCGTGCGCGCCGGTTCCGATGCCACTCTGATCACCTACGGCGCCATGGTGTCGACCGCCCTCCAGGCGGCGGATGCCGCGGAGGACGAGGGCATCTCGCTCGAGGTCATCGACCTGCGCTCGCTCTCCCCGATCGACTACGACTCGGTCGCGGCATCCGTTCGCAAGACCGGACGGGTCGTCGTGGCACACGAGGCCTCGCGTGAGGCGGGCGTCGCCGCCGAGGTGATCGCGAGCATCACGGAACGCTGCTTCGAGTACCTCGAGTCGGCACCGCTCCGCGTCACCGGACACGACATCCCGTATCCCCCCGCGAAGCTCGAGAAGTACCACCTGCCCGACCTCGACCGACTCCTCGACGCGGTGGACCGCGTGCTGGACCGGCCGAACAGCTTGACGGGAGCAGACGCATGA
- the pdhA gene encoding pyruvate dehydrogenase (acetyl-transferring) E1 component subunit alpha, with product MSPQITPIADTAQDLELSERILAPDGSRIVNPRLDSFVADVDAAQLRALHRDMVILRRIDSEGVALQRQGQLGLWAPCQGQEATQIGTARALAPQDYVFPSYRETGVIYARGAQPGDYVRMWRGEEGAGHDPEALRVAPLQIIIGAQTLHAVGYALGIRHEGADEVAVTYFGDGATSQGDVNEAMIFASSYQAPVVFVCQNNHWAISEPVAVQSQFPIAGRAPGFGIPSLRVDGNDVLACMAAMRWALDHARSGKGPAYIEAVTYRMGPHTTADDPTRYRDDAELESWRRRDPIARLEQYLRSTGEFSDAHVAETQVAADAVAKEMRAACLGMVTRPPLAVFDGVYAEPHTGLERQRDEYAAYLATFEVEA from the coding sequence ATGTCACCGCAGATCACGCCCATCGCAGACACCGCACAGGATCTGGAGCTCTCCGAGCGCATCCTGGCCCCGGACGGATCGCGCATCGTGAACCCCCGACTGGACTCCTTCGTGGCCGATGTGGATGCCGCGCAGCTGCGCGCCCTGCACCGCGACATGGTGATCCTCCGCCGCATCGACTCCGAAGGCGTCGCGCTCCAGCGGCAGGGTCAGCTCGGCCTCTGGGCGCCGTGCCAGGGCCAGGAGGCGACGCAGATCGGCACCGCCAGGGCACTGGCCCCGCAGGACTACGTCTTCCCGAGCTACCGCGAGACCGGCGTCATCTACGCCCGTGGAGCGCAGCCCGGAGACTACGTCCGCATGTGGCGCGGTGAGGAGGGCGCAGGACACGACCCGGAGGCGCTCCGCGTGGCCCCGCTCCAGATCATCATCGGCGCGCAGACGCTGCACGCGGTCGGCTACGCCCTGGGCATCCGCCACGAGGGCGCGGACGAGGTCGCCGTGACGTACTTCGGCGACGGCGCGACCAGCCAGGGCGACGTCAACGAGGCCATGATCTTCGCGTCCTCCTACCAGGCTCCCGTCGTCTTCGTCTGCCAGAACAACCACTGGGCGATCTCCGAGCCCGTGGCGGTGCAGTCGCAGTTCCCGATCGCCGGGCGCGCGCCGGGCTTCGGCATCCCGAGCCTGCGCGTCGACGGCAACGATGTGCTGGCGTGCATGGCGGCGATGCGCTGGGCCCTCGACCACGCGCGTTCCGGCAAGGGACCCGCGTACATCGAGGCCGTGACCTATCGGATGGGACCGCACACGACCGCGGACGACCCGACGCGCTACCGTGACGACGCCGAGCTCGAATCCTGGCGCCGCCGCGACCCCATCGCGCGGCTCGAGCAGTACCTGCGGAGCACGGGGGAGTTCAGCGACGCGCACGTCGCCGAGACGCAGGTTGCCGCGGATGCCGTCGCCAAGGAGATGCGCGCGGCCTGCCTCGGCATGGTCACCCGCCCGCCGCTCGCCGTCTTCGATGGTGTGTACGCCGAGCCGCACACGGGGCTCGAGCGCCAGCGCGACGAGTACGCGGCCTACCTCGCGACGTTCGAGGTGGAGGCGTGA
- a CDS encoding Lrp/AsnC family transcriptional regulator, which translates to MPGLDRIDLELLAALADDPRITIVALAENLKLSRNTIQARMARLEQTGVFLSYERSFSPDVLGFPLQAFVNIGVRQPELPRIINELARIPEIVQAHGLSGSIDLLARVACRDARHLFDTDARILSIEGVERTETSLAMGEVIPFRVAGLIGLARRES; encoded by the coding sequence ATGCCTGGACTGGACCGCATCGATCTCGAACTCCTCGCCGCACTCGCCGACGACCCGCGCATCACGATCGTCGCGCTGGCCGAGAACCTCAAGCTCTCGCGCAACACGATCCAGGCCCGGATGGCGCGTCTCGAGCAGACGGGGGTCTTCCTCTCCTACGAGCGGTCCTTCTCCCCCGATGTGCTCGGCTTCCCGCTGCAGGCGTTCGTCAACATCGGCGTCCGGCAGCCCGAGCTGCCTCGCATCATCAACGAGCTCGCGCGCATCCCCGAGATCGTCCAGGCTCACGGTCTGAGCGGTTCGATCGACCTTCTCGCGCGCGTGGCCTGCCGCGACGCCAGACACCTCTTCGATACCGACGCCCGGATCCTGTCGATCGAAGGCGTCGAGAGGACCGAGACCTCGCTCGCGATGGGCGAGGTGATCCCGTTCCGGGTCGCCGGCCTCATCGGCCTCGCGCGACGGGAATCCTGA
- a CDS encoding alpha/beta fold hydrolase: MTVPSPYADRLRRLPVQRHEVAVRGGVTAYWEYGPADADTTVVAVHGFRGEHHGLEPVLAYLPEVRVIAPDLPGFGESAPLPGRTHDLDEYAAWLTEFTAAVAPGAVILGHSFGSIVTAAAVAGGLATPRLILLNPIGAPALEGPKGLMTRLAVLYYALGARLPERIGTALLRNRVIVRVMSITMAKTKDAALRRFIHDQHDTYFSRFSDRDVLRDAFVASVSHDVREFASDIEVPTLLVAAERDDITPIEAERTLAALFNDATLVEIAHVGHLIHYETPAEAAGAVRRFLRIPVARGR; this comes from the coding sequence ATGACGGTGCCATCGCCCTACGCCGACCGACTCCGCCGCCTGCCGGTGCAGCGGCACGAGGTCGCCGTGCGCGGCGGCGTGACCGCGTACTGGGAGTACGGACCGGCGGATGCCGACACCACCGTCGTGGCGGTGCACGGTTTCCGCGGCGAACATCACGGCCTCGAGCCCGTGCTCGCCTACCTTCCCGAGGTGCGGGTGATCGCCCCCGACCTGCCGGGGTTCGGCGAGTCCGCGCCGCTTCCCGGACGCACGCACGACCTCGACGAGTACGCAGCGTGGCTGACCGAGTTCACCGCCGCCGTCGCGCCGGGAGCTGTCATCCTCGGCCACTCCTTCGGCTCCATCGTGACGGCCGCCGCGGTCGCCGGCGGCCTGGCGACGCCGCGCCTCATCCTGCTCAATCCGATCGGCGCCCCGGCTCTGGAAGGTCCGAAGGGGCTCATGACGCGTCTCGCCGTGCTCTACTACGCGCTCGGTGCCCGCCTTCCGGAGCGGATCGGGACCGCACTGCTGCGGAACCGGGTCATCGTGCGGGTGATGAGCATCACGATGGCGAAGACGAAGGATGCGGCGCTACGGCGTTTCATCCACGACCAGCACGACACGTACTTCTCGCGGTTCTCCGACCGGGACGTGCTGCGCGACGCGTTCGTGGCGAGCGTGTCGCACGACGTGCGGGAGTTCGCCTCGGACATCGAGGTTCCGACGCTCCTGGTCGCCGCCGAGCGCGACGACATCACGCCGATCGAGGCCGAGCGGACGCTGGCCGCGCTGTTCAACGACGCGACGCTGGTGGAGATCGCCCACGTCGGGCATCTCATCCACTACGAGACCCCGGCCGAGGCCGCCGGGGCTGTTCGCCGATTCCTCAGGATTCCCGTCGCGCGAGGCCGATGA
- a CDS encoding 3'-5' exonuclease — protein sequence MSPGPALPAWLTRVAVFDLETTGIDVASDRVVTAHVGVLDAEGRQIAARSWLADPGIVIPDGATAVHGITTGYAREYGRPAGEVIAEVTSALRSLLDQGVPVVAYNAAYDFSLLAHDATRHGIEPLVDPAPVIDPFVIDKAYDRYRRGKRTLEVVAEHYAVPLDDAHEASADAIAAGRVAQALARQFSLPPTLTELHTRQIGWARSQAASLTEYFISVGRLEPEEHLDGSWPVRASPPTTD from the coding sequence ATGTCACCCGGTCCTGCGCTTCCCGCCTGGCTCACCCGTGTCGCGGTGTTCGACCTGGAGACGACCGGCATCGATGTCGCCTCCGACCGCGTGGTCACCGCTCACGTCGGGGTCCTCGATGCTGAGGGACGACAGATCGCGGCGCGCTCCTGGCTCGCCGACCCGGGGATCGTGATTCCCGACGGCGCGACGGCGGTGCACGGCATCACCACCGGATACGCACGCGAGTACGGCCGCCCCGCAGGCGAGGTCATCGCCGAGGTCACGTCCGCCCTGCGCTCCCTCCTCGATCAGGGCGTGCCGGTCGTCGCCTATAACGCCGCCTACGACTTCTCCCTGCTCGCCCATGACGCCACCAGGCACGGGATCGAACCGCTCGTCGATCCCGCCCCCGTGATAGATCCCTTCGTCATCGACAAGGCCTACGACCGCTACCGTCGTGGCAAACGCACCCTCGAGGTCGTCGCCGAGCACTACGCCGTCCCTCTCGACGATGCGCATGAGGCGTCGGCCGATGCGATCGCCGCCGGGCGGGTGGCTCAGGCGCTCGCGCGCCAATTCTCGCTGCCGCCGACGCTGACCGAACTGCACACCCGTCAGATCGGCTGGGCCCGCTCGCAGGCCGCGAGCCTGACGGAGTACTTCATCAGCGTCGGCCGACTCGAGCCCGAAGAGCACCTCGACGGCAGCTGGCCCGTGCGCGCCTCTCCTCCGACGACGGATTGA
- a CDS encoding helix-turn-helix transcriptional regulator, with protein sequence MQFTSRNVDDVESTWQQYVPSAALQKVDPQRFRFDWRSADLGSATLVRYDLAAQVHSTAEPRDQLLVCRVDSADAHVWSDGQTLDARLPWLTDGTQVQAQWHRSARVRAFVFDREAAQERARQFTGDDGIELRALGLAPRSAAAAAQWERMFHYLDAALGDETGDDRLLLSEFERHALMMTLSTFPTTLAESMRRPPQRSGAPMTVRRALSYIDENAHLPITVDDVAGASFISTRGLQYAFRRALDITPTDALRRARLDGARRDLQNGEGASVRAIARRWGFSHPSRFTAAYREAYGEAPSLTSDPARRVTPGEDSVRP encoded by the coding sequence ATGCAGTTCACGTCCAGGAACGTCGACGACGTGGAGTCCACCTGGCAGCAGTACGTCCCGTCTGCGGCGCTGCAGAAGGTCGACCCGCAGCGATTCCGGTTCGATTGGCGATCCGCCGATCTCGGCAGCGCGACGCTCGTGAGGTACGACCTCGCAGCACAGGTCCACTCCACCGCCGAACCGCGCGACCAGCTCCTGGTGTGCCGCGTCGACTCCGCCGATGCTCACGTCTGGTCGGACGGGCAGACGCTCGACGCCCGACTCCCCTGGCTGACCGACGGCACACAGGTCCAGGCGCAATGGCACCGCTCGGCGCGCGTCAGGGCCTTCGTGTTCGACCGCGAGGCGGCGCAGGAGCGCGCCAGGCAGTTCACGGGTGACGACGGGATCGAGCTGCGCGCTCTCGGACTCGCGCCGCGCTCGGCCGCTGCGGCAGCGCAGTGGGAGCGGATGTTCCACTACCTCGATGCCGCTCTGGGGGATGAGACCGGCGACGACCGCCTGCTCCTGTCCGAGTTCGAGCGGCACGCGCTGATGATGACGCTGTCCACGTTCCCCACGACGCTGGCGGAGTCGATGCGGCGACCTCCGCAGCGCTCCGGTGCGCCGATGACCGTGCGGCGCGCCCTCTCCTACATTGACGAGAACGCGCATCTGCCGATCACCGTGGATGACGTCGCGGGCGCGTCCTTCATCTCGACGAGAGGCCTCCAGTACGCCTTCCGCCGTGCCCTGGACATCACGCCGACCGATGCCCTCCGGCGCGCGCGGCTCGACGGGGCGCGTCGAGATCTCCAGAACGGCGAAGGCGCCTCCGTCCGCGCGATCGCTCGTCGGTGGGGCTTCAGCCATCCGTCCCGCTTCACCGCGGCCTATCGGGAGGCGTACGGCGAGGCGCCCTCCCTCACCTCG